The DNA sequence TCAGGCTCAGTCAAATAAAGAATCTGCTCCCAGTTTGAAAGTGCTGGGACTATTTTAAAAGCCTTTGGCAATTTACCGCTGCGATATTTTGACAGAACCTGAAGCAAAAGAACAGAAATGACATATCATTTAACTGCTTACGAGGAGATCTTCACATTTACAATCGGGACACCTGCCTCGCTTTAATAGAACTGACGTAACTCACCTTATTGACACCTTTGTACACTTCGGTTACCCTCGGGTCAAGTTGGGGCATTGGACGCCCTGACACCTCTGACATCACTGTCCCTACCTCAGTCTGCTTCTCTGTAATCTTCTCCATGATAATATCAGCTAAGGTCCGTCTACAAAGAacacaaagagaaaacacagcTAAGCATTTGAAGTAGAAATTTAGCTCATGGTGTGTGCAATTTAAATGAAATCTCTACAGCTTGTTTCAAGATAAAGCCAGCATTATGTTGCATCTTGCCTCATCGGAGGGTTTTTATTCATGAACATTTCCATGGCCTTCTCGTCGTCAGGGTCCACAACGACTTCCGTGTCACACACAACATCGCCATCATCAGCACCAGCTTGTCCCAGCGCTGGCCACTCCTCGTCGGAGTCTGCATCCTGAGTGTCAGGCCCTAAGATGTGATTACAAGACAAATATGGTTAATAAGATCTCGTACTGTACTGTTTAGGATGTGCACTTCATATTTAAGTGATGTTCCTTGATTAAGTCAATCATCTGAAGGAGCTTTACACTATCAAAAATATTCAACATGTACACTACAAATGATTTGTGTGATGTGTCAAGGTTTTTCCTTTGATCAAATATTACTGATTTATACATTTCCTTCACATAATATTTATGTaatgttaaaatataattaatgctgaacattttaacaacatATAACTCACAAGAGTGTAAACTTTCCAATTAACTAAATTCTTAAGAAGTGGGCCTTATATGGACACTTATACTATACTAGTCTAGTCCGgtcacaccagactccattcaaaTACCCGTCAATTGAATGCATTTCATGTAAAACATTAAGAGATTTTCAACAATGCGGATGCAGTTCATCCTGAAGAGGACAGAGCTCCAACGTTACCGAGAACAGTGACTggagttttcttcttttctggTGCCAGTCCATATTCGGTCTGAAGCTCCTCTTGCTGAATTCGTGCCTGGTGTAAGATCTTCCGCGACAGACGCTCGTCTACGTACTTGTCTTCGTTTTCTGCCCGACTGTCTCTGCTCTTCACCCGGCCTCGGGCTCGCACCGTGTCCGCCTGCATGATCTGGTCAGCCAGCGCCACCGCTGCTCCGCtcgtctctcctcctcctcctccgcctttGGATCGCTTCACTTTCGGCATCGCTGTAGTTTGACAGAAGTTGTTACGATATTGGCGCGTCTGTTGTTGGCGTGTGCTACCTAAAGTCTAGAATTAACAAGTACTGTAAACAGTCACTTGTTCAACACGTGCGGATGTCCATTACATGGGGGAAGTGACGTCATTTACGTCACGTAGCATCGAAACGTCTTTAACTAACCCTTAACCTAGCAAGAATGCGGTCATCTTAGCTGTTTTTGTTGGCACCACTGTTTATTGTCGACGTTATATGACTATCCAGCCGAATGAATTGTCAGGAATGCTTCTTGGCTGTAAAATCTTAAATACTCTTATTTAACTTTACCGGATGGATAACTTTTCACCCGGAAGTATTCAACCGAAAGCCGAGAAAACATTTGGAGGCAAAACATCAATGGGGGTCACTTGGTGAGATGATTACATTATGGTTTTAGCTATATGAAAAATGGTAACGATGTTTGAAATACTATGTCCTTAATTCACACATATATATTAGCTACATCTTTAGTTTCTCGCCTCAGCTGTCGCACATACCTTTTGTCACTTGGCAGCGCTGCATCGCTCACTCTCATTCACACCGAGGGAGCAGTTCTTGTTTAGTTCTTACATGAACATGACAACTAAAAGACAGGTGTTACTTGACTACTCAGTCCTCCCTTACAGATTACGCTGGTGTTTTATAACGTGATGTGGTGCTTGTTTTCCCCCTGCAGTGTGTGCCAGGTGCCTGTGTCAGAGGGGAAGAGTGTGCAGCAGACAGTGGATACCATGCACAAGAAACTGGAGCAGCTGGGTGCTGTGAAGCAGGGCAGCTTCTGGGTAGACTGCGAGACATACCATCCAACAGGAAATGTCAGCGGTAATATTTAATTCTATACTTTTTCTTTGAGTATCAGATTTAACCTAATTGATCTGCTAGATTGTCTAAGAACATTAGAAGACAGTAAATCTTGATATGACTGCAGCATTACCCTCACTCTCATTGTACTTAGGAGCGATAGGGGATATTCCTGCGGTTTAGTATAGCACTTCTATGAAGTCCAAGCAGCTGAAGCCAAGAgatcctgacttttagtccaTAATAttgctaaaaaaacaaacagaagccagatccacttcaacatatgccataggacatattggactcctcagaagagatacgtctctaaagccattcctactccctattgcacgttctgtcaacctgaacaaactggaactttcctgcacatggtctgggagtgtgaacaggtgcatgagttctggaataaaacaacatcaataatatctgatgtgataggatgttgacTTCCTACTGAccagattgttttgttacttaatgatgactctaaattacacctgcttgagagacagaagaaagttTGGCTAGCTGGATCAACCGTGAccaagaaaatgaaagctcagcgctggcttcccccccccacactcactttgtataaaacagtggttggcgtattttctggacatagttatgctggagctctctacagcaaggatcaacaaagccaagtcatcgactatagacctatggaaaaatGCAGCAGCGCAAGTAACCGTCCTAATGACCtccacaagaattagaggagagtgactaggcaaggtgtgatttttgttttctggtattttgttttgttttcctcgagaccgtGGGGGGTGGGTGAGGGTTTTGGTTCCTGTtcgatttgtatttgtttgttctgtatgttgtgtgttcaaaatataaaaataataaaacgctgatcataaaaaaaaaaacagaagcctGTGGCCGGGTTgcctcagtgggtagagcaggagCACATATATTTATccagggttcaactccgacctgtgacgatttcctgcacgtcttctccctctctcacctatcctgtccattaaaggcggaaaagccccaaaaaataatcgttagcaaaagaaaacaacagaatCCTACATTCCCCACAATGCCACTCAATAGCGACATTCTTTTGACCCTCCCTGTCTGATAAAGCCTCACATCTTTCAAAGTCCTTTCTTTAATGCCATCAATTTGTAACGCAGGGTTTCCGTTACAAAAATGTACGTCTGAAGCCCAAGGTGGGTTGGttattttctctttaaaaaGGCCCGCCAGAGCTGCACAGAGGATGTTATGGTTAAAATAGATGGAGTGCTAATATCTATACCAAAATGAAACAATTATCCCTTAAATAAAAAGACCCTGCATTCAAGAATAATATTTACAGCATATATGTGTAAGAAATAGTGAAAGAATATTTCACTTTCTTATAGTACTAGTATATAGTATTATTGTTACACGTTTTAAACTGTAACATTAAATCATATAatagtttgttgtatttttgcaTGGACAGCCTTATCTTGTAAGTAACTGCTCTAAGGTAATCCGATACATGTAATGGCATAGAAATAACatattacaaaatgtacaaattGCATTGTGATAAAGTAAAGGTATCTCACAAAGTGAAAACATTTACTGTAGTGCCAATACGTCTACATACTGAATAAACTTctttacttgacacctctgacagCCAGTCTCTTCCGTCTGTTACAGGTCAGCCCTCCAAGCTCTTATACGTGATGCACAATTCTGAAACTCCCCTGAGCTGCATTGCTCTGTTTGAAGGCGGGCCGTGCCTGGTAGCTGACACAAACTTTGACGTTCTCATGGTGAAACTAAAAAGTCACTTCCAGAATGCCAAGGCGCACAAGGTGGAGTGCCGTGGTTCTAGATACCGCTACTGTGACTTCTTAATAAAAGTTGGTACTGTGACAATGAGCTCCAGTGCCAGAGGGATATCAGTAGAGGTATGTAGTTAAATACATATTATTTTAAGTGGAAACATGACAGTTTCCCAATGTGACTTCATTAACTCTCTGTGCGTTTCCTCAGGTGGAGTACTGCCCTTGTGTGGTTCCAGGGGACTGCTGGAATCTCACAAAGGAATTCATGCAGTCCTTTCTTGGCCCCAGCGTCCCCGAACTGCCGTCTGTCTTTGCTGCCAAGCCTGAAGGACTCTTTGCACCATCAGACTGCGTTGACACGATGACTCAATACTTGGAGTTGTTCAACAAACTTCGTAAAATGCAAATGCCAGGAAGTAACGTGCGTTGAGTTGTCAACGGCAATGGAGagacattttctttgtttgtatTGATGTTGCTTTAATTCTGGTCCAGTGGATCAACATGTTATCCAGGACTTTGTCAGAGCCTGGGGTTTTATATTTCCATTTCTGAAGCCTCAACATTGCATTACACCTGTTTGATGAAAGCATCTTTTATTAAAGATACTTACTGAAAGGCTAGAGTAGCTAGGACCTGTGTTTCTGACTAATTACTTCTAATTTTCTATTGCTGGGGTTGTAACTTTCTCtagagactttttttctttttttgctgaaagTAAAATGACACATAATTGATTGTTTTTCTATTGGTTTATCTTATTAGATTTCCTGTAATGGGCTATTACTTTTCTATTTGGTTATCTTATTAGATTTCTTGCAATGGGTGATGGCTATATGCTTATGTTTAGTAAGTTAATAATGTTTTAAACAGGAAAAACCTTATTGAAGTATGAACAAGGACATCTGCATATGTTCAGAGAACTGCAGATCTCAGTTCAATGATGTATATTcaatagacatttttttgtggtAGAGATTTTGACTTGGAGATATAAAATACAGGTAACATGAATTAAGTCACTGTTCAGTTTAAACTGCTTAGTAATAATACTATTAAATTGTGATCAGCATGCACAACACATAGGTGATACTAATAACCTACCATGACATTTCAAAGTGTCATATgtgaaaaagaatgaataagCTGTCAATCATGTCAAGTCTGTGCACAACCACATAGTCCTGAGAATTTGTCTAATTgggcaaaaataaaaagtacCTGTGGGGCAGATTCGTGGATGTTCAGGGTATTTAAAATGCTGCTTTGATTTTAATACATTAATAATAAGACTAACTTTTACATAAAGTATGTTTACAATGTATTGCTACTTCAACCCGTTTAACACTGTTAACTTGCATCACAATCATTTGCAGGGTGAAGTCAAAATTTTTAATCAGGTCCCTTCCTAATGCCTCAACACCAGATTCCGCTAATACTAACGTTAACAGCTACACATCCtctaatgcatttaaaaaaaaaaaatcagattagCACAAACCAGCTGACCCATGGCAAACACAGGGCTTTCGTGTAACATTGGGCTCAGTGGCAGTTGTCCTCTTTGCCTGGTGTGCGGTCTAGCCTCGGTTATTGTTCCATGTGGCCTCGGTGGgtggacggacggacggacggtcCATCCTGCTGCTTGTTGTTCAGCCATTCCGCCAATGAGAGCCCGGCTGCCGCTCGGTCCCAGTCCAATGAGAGCAGCGGGGTCCGGGATCAGATCGAGAGTTGGGTTGTTCAATCTGTGAGGAGCAGGACAACAACCACCTCTGAGTGTaccggatggatggatgttggtGATGGTAATGTTACCCAGCTTTTCCGTTATCAGATGTAAAATGTAGTAACGAACACAGATGAGGCCCAGTGTTAATGTGCACTCCATTAACCGGCGTTCTGTGATAAAAGTCACCGGGGAGTTCTTTAACGGTTAACGGCGCAGTTCGTTAGCGAGCTAAGCCGCACAGTGTTAATACTTAGTTAACGTTAGCGACCAACAACAACCGTGAGGTTAACTTCGATTGTCCTCAGCAAACGCGCTAGCCGTTCGGCTAACGGTAGCTACTATGGCAAGCTAATTACATAAATGTTAGCTACTCGGTGCCAAGCGAATCATCTGTTTTTAACAAAGTACATAATTAGATAGATAGCAAAAGGCTAGACAACGCTAACCCTGTGCAGAGCTGCAGTAGCTAGCGGTTAGCGGTGTTGCTAACTTATGGCTGGCTGAGCTGCCTCAGACCCACAAAGTTGTTGGATGTTCCTGGAGAGTGGCTCTCTGACTGCTCTTTGTTCTGGTTGAACATGGTGATGGTGGGGTAGCTTAGCATGGCGTTAAGAGCCAGCCAGGCTCAGCCAGACGTTAGGCTTTAAAACACGGACAGATTACGTTACAGTTGGGGTGTTGTAACATTTGTGAATATCAGCGTCACATGCGTTAATAGGCACTTCCAATAGCACAGCACAACATAGCACGATTTGGGTACTCAACCAACTAGAAACCAGTTGCACCGACTTGCAAGTAAATCTTAAGTCTTTTGGTTACAGTTGGAGTTATAAAAGTAGGGGAATGATTTACACAAAATGAAAAGCAAGGAGAATGGTGAAGCACAGCGCTGAGGTAACGTTACAGAAATACATGGATTAACACTATTTAAATGGACAGACAGCCATTCTCCTTCATGTCAGTATTTCTACCTGTAAATCTGGCCGTTTAGGAGCTTTAAATATTGTCTCTATGTAAATGAGACCcatatattgtgtttttaataaacaTCAGACTTAACATTAATCATTACCAGCACATGTACAACAAATAAcaatacatatactgtatttttttttatttcaactcCAATGATCTGACTAATAACCCTAGTTAATTCCAGGTCACgtttatttgtatagctcaATATTACATATCATGTCTCAATGGGTGTTACAGGCCCACAATATTAATGGTGTAACACTCAGCACAAGCTCTCTGTGAAGTCAAGGAAAAAACTTAAGCACTTAAGAGAAGAAAGGTATTTTATAAAACTGTCTGTTCCAAGTCCCGCATTCATCAAGTGGTTTTTACACATAGTGTTTATCCTGTTTTGCATGTCACTGCAAAATCTGTTTTGTGTAGGAGTTTTTCAGTAGTAATCACTTCTCAGTGTCTGGTATcgtttttaataaattgttCAGATTATGAAATGTTTGTAAATAGATTTTCAAACCGTGTTGGAGAAGATTCTATTTGAAAACCACATTTTAATAGATGTTGTAAATTTAAACCATTCTATATACGCACTACTGCAAATTACagttgtgctcataagtttTATACCCATGCTAATTGTTGactaaaaagaagaataaaaaaacatcttttggaaattgaacttaatgccttaatttaaaaaatacaggGGCCAcaagtatacacacccctatgttaaattcgcatagaggcaggcagatttttatttttaaaggccagttatttcatggatccaggatactatgcatcccgataaagttcccttggcctttggaattaaaatacccCCCATCATCGCATACCCTTCACcgtacctagagattggcatggggtactttccataagatcatctctcaatgcaaatcaaaccaactATTAGGCCAACTATGCAACTATGCACTACTAATTTGATTTCATCCCGGTTTCTCAGAATGCTCCTGTTGGTGACCATGGACATGGGTGATTGAGCTGAACGTTGCTGTTGAGTTCTCTGCAGATGTTGTGATGTATTGTCCCAAACCTGATCAAGCAAACTACTTTTACAGTAAGTAatccttttcattttctcattaaTGTGAATGATTCAGACTGGATATGTCCTTTTACTGGATTGTATGGCCAGATGACCTTAAtctcactttatttattttttctgtaaATCTTACCTCCAGAATGAGGTGCTGCTTGGTTACAGGACGTGTGTCCTATCACTGAGGCCACATGTGCATCGTGAGAGATGGATCGTTGTAAGCACGTGGGACGCCTGCGTCTGGGTCACGACCATTCCATCCTCAATCCACAAAAATGGCACTGTGTGGACTGCAGCACCACCGATTCAGTGTGGGCCTGCCTCAAGTGCTCCCACGTGGCCTGTGGA is a window from the Perca flavescens isolate YP-PL-M2 chromosome 4, PFLA_1.0, whole genome shotgun sequence genome containing:
- the bysl gene encoding bystin, with the protein product MPKVKRSKGGGGGGETSGAAVALADQIMQADTVRARGRVKSRDSRAENEDKYVDERLSRKILHQARIQQEELQTEYGLAPEKKKTPVTVLGPDTQDADSDEEWPALGQAGADDGDVVCDTEVVVDPDDEKAMEMFMNKNPPMRRTLADIIMEKITEKQTEVGTVMSEVSGRPMPQLDPRVTEVYKGVNKVLSKYRSGKLPKAFKIVPALSNWEQILYLTEPETWTAAAMYQATRIFSSNLKERMAQRFYNLVLLPRVRDDIAEYKRLNFHLYSALKKALFKPGAWFKGILIPLCESGTCTLREAIIIGSILTKCSIPVLHSSAAMLKLAEMEYNGANSIFLRLLLDKKYALPFRVLDALVAHFLSFRSEKRVLPVLWHQSLLTMAQRYKADLASEQKTALLELLKIQTHPQISAEIRRELQNSESRDLEIGLPVTVEMD
- the med20 gene encoding mediator of RNA polymerase II transcription subunit 20 isoform X1 — protein: MDNFSPGSIQPKAEKTFGGKTSMGVTCVCQVPVSEGKSVQQTVDTMHKKLEQLGAVKQGSFWVDCETYHPTGNVSGQPSKLLYVMHNSETPLSCIALFEGGPCLVADTNFDVLMVKLKSHFQNAKAHKVECRGSRYRYCDFLIKVGTVTMSSSARGISVEVEYCPCVVPGDCWNLTKEFMQSFLGPSVPELPSVFAAKPEGLFAPSDCVDTMTQYLELFNKLRKMQMPGSNVR
- the med20 gene encoding mediator of RNA polymerase II transcription subunit 20 isoform X2 yields the protein MHKKLEQLGAVKQGSFWVDCETYHPTGNVSGQPSKLLYVMHNSETPLSCIALFEGGPCLVADTNFDVLMVKLKSHFQNAKAHKVECRGSRYRYCDFLIKVGTVTMSSSARGISVEVEYCPCVVPGDCWNLTKEFMQSFLGPSVPELPSVFAAKPEGLFAPSDCVDTMTQYLELFNKLRKMQMPGSNVR